The sequence below is a genomic window from Silvanigrella paludirubra.
TTGAATTATCTTGTATTGTTACTCAAACGTCTTTAATTGAACCGGAATACAATATTACCATAAAAGGAAATAAAACATTTTCTAAAAAAATAATTTACAGTTATTTATTAACTTTTATTGGATTAATTATAATTTTTTCCATTTTAGGTTTTTTGCTTTTTAAAAAAATAAAAAAACCTTTAGAAAATATTTCTGAAAAACTAATTCCTAAGCTATTAAAACATATTGAAAACGGAGAAAAAATTGATTATAAAATAGTAAAAAGCACAAAAGAAATAGATGAAATTTGCAAAAACTTAATTGAAATGTCTGAAAATTTATTCTCTAGTAAAAATAATCTTAATGATATTTTAATAAAATCTCAAATAAATGATGCCATAGCAAATTCAACAAAAATGTTTGCACATGATGTTAGAAAACCATTTTCTATCATTAAATTATTAATTGACAACATTGAAAAAGAAAATGATTTTGAAAAGGTTAAATCAATTTTAACCTCTACCATCCCATTTATGAATCAAGCAAAAAATTCAGTTGATAACTTAATTTCAGACATTTTAGAAATTGGCTCTGATGCACTACCTAAACTTGAGGCCATAACTCCAGAAATTCTAATAAATTCTGTCATAAATGAACTTTTACTCACTGAAAACAAAAAATATATAGAATTCTATTATAGTTTTAATCATAGCTATAAATTTAATGTTGATAAAAATAAAATTCATAGGGTTTTTTCAAACATTATATTTAATGCCATTGAAGCCATAAATAAATCAGGTAAAATATGGATAAAAACAAAAGAAATAAAAATAAATGAAAATTTATTTATAGAGTTTTGTATTGGAAATAATGGCAGTTATATCTCAAAAGAAAAATCAGCAAAAATATTTGATGCTTTTTTTACTTATAATAAATTAGGTGGCACAGGCTTAGGCCTTGCCATTGTTCAAAAAATAATTCGTGCACATGGTGGAACTATAGTTTGCACTTCTAAATATAATGAAGATATGAATAAATCCTCTGTTGAATTTATTTTTACATTGCCAATTGCAAAAATTCTAAAAGAACGTACCTTAATTGATTTTGCTAAATCTACAAATGATATATCATTAGAAAAACTTATTATTTAATTTTTAAATCTCAGGATTTACCCAGCCTAAAATCAATTCAGCTTTTGCTTGATTATCTTTTTTTGAAGGATCAAATTTTGCATAATCAATATCATATAATATATATTTATTATCTTTTTGTTCTAATTTAATTCTTCTAGAATATTTATTAGGATCTTCCCATTTTTCATTGTTATAATTTGATTCTGCTAAATCTAAGTAACCCTTTGTTGTATCTAGATTAACTACAACAGCAACATGCCCAAATGGTAAATCTGAATCCATTGCTAATTTTTTATATATTATTAAGTTTCCAACTTTAGGAATAATGTTTGAAAAGTTTTTTTCTTTTTTTAAAATAACTTTTTCTTTTGAGTTTAATTTTTCAGCATGATTCAAATCAAAAATTTCATTTGCTGTTTCTACTGAACCAAAAGTAATTCCTTTTTGCCTAATCCACCATCTTCTAGCAAACTCTACACACTGCCACTTTATCCCAGTATAAACATCTTTATTTAAAGCAAGAGTTTTCCCAGATAAATTATTAGGTTCAGGATTTACACATAAAGATCGGCAATTTGAATAAGCTTCAACCCCATTATTCTCCCCTAATTTTTCACCATAATTCGTTATGCATTTATGTTCTGCTGTATTTTTACAAGCATCAGGAATAGAAAACGCACTTAAATTAGCAAAAAATAACAAATAACAAAATAAAATTCTTTTCATAATTATATCCCCCTAAACAAATTAACTACAATAACTTAAATTTTTATTCAGCAAAATTTAATATTTTTTTAAAATTAATTTAAATTATTATTTATTCAAATTAATTTTAATTAATTTTTTTTATTTTTAATTATATAATAATTTCAATAATTTTTATTAAATATAACAAATTTTTATAAACACAAAGCCTGTTTTTATTCCAATCATTATGATATGTTCTATTACTTATTATATTTTATTTAATAAAAAGGAAATAAAATGAATATTATTGAGAAATTTAAAAATAAATTACCTGCAAATACACTCTTAAAAATGATCCGATTTTGGCCACCTTATTTAGGGGCTGGAATTAAAGTTACAAATATTAGTGACGATTTTTTAAAGTTAGATGTTGAAATGAATTTATCTTGGTACAACAAAAATTTTGTAGGAACACATTTTGGTGGATCTTTATTTTCAATGACAGATCCTTTTTATATGTTGATGCTTATTAAATCTTTAGGATCAGAATATATAATTTGGGATAAAGCTTCTAAAATTGAATTTATGAAGCCAGGAGTTGGAATTGTCAAAGCACATTTCGAATTTACCACAGAAGAATTAGAAGAAATTAAGCATAATTGCCAAAACAGAAAAAAACATTTATTTAATAAAGAAGTATATATATTTGATGATAAAGGCGATCTTATTGCTAAAGTTGAAAAAACTTTATATGTAAAAAAGAAGTAATTTTATTATCAAAACTCATTCCTTCTAAAAAATAGAAGTCGGATTTAAGCCTACTTATTTAGTTAAAGGCAAAGATTCAGATAAAGGTATTGGATCAGAAATATAATTTGAATTTGCTTTTTTTAATGAAATTAATAGACAAATAATTAAAATTAGTCCACTTGATGGCAAGAGGTAATATGTTCTAATCCATTTGGTATAAATTCCACCATCTCCAATATCTAACCCTAAAATCGCACATGAAATTGAAAATAAAATAATTAAAAAATAATTATATTTGCTGATTACTGAAGAAATTATGAAAATACTAGGCAATAATAAAATATAAACACTTTTCCCATTTGAAGTTAAAAGAGAAATAAAAAGGCACAACAAAGAAAAATCATAAAATATTTTTAAATTTTTTGATAATAAAATTTTTGTTTTATTGAAAAAATAAACCAAAAACAAGCCGCACAAAGAAATAATAAACATTTTTTTTATAATAATAGAATTATTAAAACTAATTGGAAAATATCTATCTATAAAAGAAAATAGTGAAATGTTTGAATCCCCAGAGACAGAACCCTGTCTAAATATTTCAATTTTAAGCTCATTAAACCATAAATAGTTTTGCTCAATAAATATTTTAAATTTATAGGTAAATAAAGGAATAAAACTTATAAAAATAACTGAAAAAATAGTTAAAAAAACCGCTTTTATATTTTTTTGATATAAAAAATACATTAAAAATATCAAAAAATAAGGCTTTATAAAACATGAAATTGCCAAAATAAAAAAAGACATATTATTATTGTGTCTTAATAAATAAAAAGAGTATATGTACAAAAAAAGCAATAATATATTAATTTGCCCTAAGTGCAATTCTCTCACATAAAAAACCCCTAATGGCAACAATGAAAACAAAAATACTAAGATTAAATATGAATTTATATTTTTTTTATTTTTCAGTTTTTCAATTAAAATTTCGCTACCTAATAAAAAACAATACAAAAAATTAAAAAACATTAAAAGAGAAATAAAAAAGGAATATAAATATTTTGCATATGTAAAAGAAAATAAAGTAAAAGGGATAAATAAATAAGCTGAAAATGGAGAATATTTAAAACGATAAAAACCATCTTCGTCAGGTCGATAAAGATTTTCACCTAACAATGCACGTTTTGCACTTTTATAATAAACTTCAAAATCACTTTGCCAATAACGGCCATTTTTTAGCTCAAAAAAAATAAATATAATCGTAAAAATAATAAAGAAAAAAAATAAGAATTCCCTCATTCGAGAATTCTTATAAATTTCATTTTTAAATACGGACATTTTAATTTTCCTAATTATAGAGCTTATCTAAAATTAAGAATATCAAAAGGGTTAAAGTTTACAAATTATTGCTGTCAAATTAAATACCTAGGGCTTTTTTAAGAGTAATTCCCATATCAGCAGGACTCATAGCAACATGCAAACCACAAGATTTCATGGCTTCAATTTTTTCTTCTGCCGTTCCTTTTCCGCCACTAATAATGGCACCAGCATGGCCCATACGTTTGCCTTTAGGAGCTGTTTGTCCTGCAATAAACCCTACTACAGGCTTTTTCATATTTCTTTTAATCCATTCCGCAGCTTCAATTTCAAGATTTCCACCAATTTCACCAATCATGATGATAGCATCGGTATCTTGATCTTTTTGAAACATTTCAAGAACATCAATAAAGCTTGTGCCATTAATAGGATCGCCACCAATACCAACACAAGTAGATTGGCCTATTCCTAAAGCAGAAGTTTGTCCAACCGCTTCATATGTTAATGTTCCTGACTTACTTATAATTCCTACCCTACCTGGCAAGTGAATATGGCCAGGCATAATTCCAATTTTACATTTATCACCAGGAGTAATAACTCCAGGACAATTTGGTCCCACTAAACGAGTACGGCCACCTGCATTTAAAAGCGCTTTTTTTACTCTAAGCATGTCTAAAACAGGAATTCCCTCTGTAATAGCAACGATAAGTTCTATTCCAGCATCAATTGCTTCTAGAATAGAATCGGCAGCAAAAGGAGGAGGCACAAAAATCATAGATGCATTTGCACCTGTTTTATGCATAGCTTCTGCAACAGTATTAAATACAGGGCGATCTAAAACAGAAGAGCCTCCTTTTCCAGGAACAACTCCACCAACTAAATTTGTTCCGTATTCTGCACATTTTTCAGAATGAAATTTGCCTGCACTTCCTGAAATTCCTTGGCATATAAGTTTTGTTTGTTTTCCAACGAGAATTGACATATTATTTAACCCTTTTTAATCTTTTGTTACTTTACAGCATTTACTATTTTTTGTGCACCATCAGCCATTGATGACGCGCTTAAAATATTTAACCCAGATTCACTAAGAATTTTTTTACCAAGTTCTACGTTGGTACCTTCAAGACGAACAACAAGTGGAACTTTTAAACCAAGTTCTTTTGCAGCTGCAACAATACCATTTGCGATAACATCACATTTCATAATTCCGCCAAAGATATTTACAAATATACCTTTTACAGCTTTATCACGTAAAATAATTCTAAATGCTTGAGTAACAGTCTCTTGATTAGCACCACCACCAACATCTAAAAAGTTTGATGGCTGACCACCAGTTTGTTTAATTATGTCCATAGTAGCCATTGCTAATCCGGCACCGTTTACAAGGCAACCAATGTTACCTTCTAAAGAAACATAACTTAAACCATATTTTGATGCCTCTAATTCTCTTGCATCATCTTCTTCATAATCGCGTAAATCTGCAATGTCTTGATGACGAAATAAAGCATTTTCATCAAAACTCATTTTGCAGTCTAAAATGGCAATATTGCCTTGTTTAGTTAATACAAGAGGATTAATTTCTACCATTGAGCAATCATATGCTAAAAATGCTTGGTATAATCCTTTTAAAGTCTTCGCAAAATCTTTTGCCAATGGAGTTCCAAGGCCAAAACCTAATCCAAGACTCAATTTACGAATTGTAAATTCCTGAAGGCCTACAGTAGGATCAATGTCTGCTGTTATAATTTTCTCTGGATGTTTTTCAGCAACTTCCTCTATGTCCATTCCGCCTTCTGTAGAAGCCATAATTCCAATTGTTGCTGTCTCGCGATTTACAACAAGAGCAAAATAGTATTCTTTATCAATATCGCAGCCTTCAGCTACTAAAAGTTTATTTACTTTTTTGCCTTGAGGGCCAGTTTGATTTGTAATTAAAGTCATTCCAAGCATTTTTTCAGCAATTGAAAATGCTTCTTCTGGACTTTTTGCTAATTTTACTCCGCCCGCTTTACCGCGACCACCTGAATGAACTTGAGCTTTAACAACAGCAACTTTGCCATCTTTTCCACAAGAAAGACTGCGCGCAGCCCATTCCGCTTCCGTAGCAGTATATGCAAGTTTGCCTTTAGGAATACTTAAACCAAAACGGGATAGTAGCTCCTTCGCCTGATACTCATGAATATTCATGAAACTCTCCAAAATATATAAAAGACCATATGAATGAAACGGGCACCAAGCCCACTATACATTTAAGACAATTGTCTCAACAGTGAGCGACTTTACAATTATTTTTAAGGGAGTGAAAGGGCGAGAATAAATGAATATAGAGATAAATTGAATATTTTTTAATTTAGTTTTTAGGTTCTTCAGGAAC
It includes:
- the sucD gene encoding succinate--CoA ligase subunit alpha, whose amino-acid sequence is MSILVGKQTKLICQGISGSAGKFHSEKCAEYGTNLVGGVVPGKGGSSVLDRPVFNTVAEAMHKTGANASMIFVPPPFAADSILEAIDAGIELIVAITEGIPVLDMLRVKKALLNAGGRTRLVGPNCPGVITPGDKCKIGIMPGHIHLPGRVGIISKSGTLTYEAVGQTSALGIGQSTCVGIGGDPINGTSFIDVLEMFQKDQDTDAIIMIGEIGGNLEIEAAEWIKRNMKKPVVGFIAGQTAPKGKRMGHAGAIISGGKGTAEEKIEAMKSCGLHVAMSPADMGITLKKALGI
- a CDS encoding sensor histidine kinase: MTIKKIILSIIVLIFLLFMISSSFVLINIINLEKDKLVGISPRVIRVLSNDLLLGDKYSLNHTIAKLNSLYDLESIQVTKEKTENCALFELSCIVTQTSLIEPEYNITIKGNKTFSKKIIYSYLLTFIGLIIIFSILGFLLFKKIKKPLENISEKLIPKLLKHIENGEKIDYKIVKSTKEIDEICKNLIEMSENLFSSKNNLNDILIKSQINDAIANSTKMFAHDVRKPFSIIKLLIDNIEKENDFEKVKSILTSTIPFMNQAKNSVDNLISDILEIGSDALPKLEAITPEILINSVINELLLTENKKYIEFYYSFNHSYKFNVDKNKIHRVFSNIIFNAIEAINKSGKIWIKTKEIKINENLFIEFCIGNNGSYISKEKSAKIFDAFFTYNKLGGTGLGLAIVQKIIRAHGGTIVCTSKYNEDMNKSSVEFIFTLPIAKILKERTLIDFAKSTNDISLEKLII
- the sucC gene encoding ADP-forming succinate--CoA ligase subunit beta translates to MNIHEYQAKELLSRFGLSIPKGKLAYTATEAEWAARSLSCGKDGKVAVVKAQVHSGGRGKAGGVKLAKSPEEAFSIAEKMLGMTLITNQTGPQGKKVNKLLVAEGCDIDKEYYFALVVNRETATIGIMASTEGGMDIEEVAEKHPEKIITADIDPTVGLQEFTIRKLSLGLGFGLGTPLAKDFAKTLKGLYQAFLAYDCSMVEINPLVLTKQGNIAILDCKMSFDENALFRHQDIADLRDYEEDDARELEASKYGLSYVSLEGNIGCLVNGAGLAMATMDIIKQTGGQPSNFLDVGGGANQETVTQAFRIILRDKAVKGIFVNIFGGIMKCDVIANGIVAAAKELGLKVPLVVRLEGTNVELGKKILSESGLNILSASSMADGAQKIVNAVK
- a CDS encoding glycosyltransferase family 87 protein, with translation MSVFKNEIYKNSRMREFLFFFFIIFTIIFIFFELKNGRYWQSDFEVYYKSAKRALLGENLYRPDEDGFYRFKYSPFSAYLFIPFTLFSFTYAKYLYSFFISLLMFFNFLYCFLLGSEILIEKLKNKKNINSYLILVFLFSLLPLGVFYVRELHLGQINILLLFLYIYSFYLLRHNNNMSFFILAISCFIKPYFLIFLMYFLYQKNIKAVFLTIFSVIFISFIPLFTYKFKIFIEQNYLWFNELKIEIFRQGSVSGDSNISLFSFIDRYFPISFNNSIIIKKMFIISLCGLFLVYFFNKTKILLSKNLKIFYDFSLLCLFISLLTSNGKSVYILLLPSIFIISSVISKYNYFLIILFSISCAILGLDIGDGGIYTKWIRTYYLLPSSGLILIICLLISLKKANSNYISDPIPLSESLPLTK
- a CDS encoding CHAP domain-containing protein yields the protein MKRILFCYLLFFANLSAFSIPDACKNTAEHKCITNYGEKLGENNGVEAYSNCRSLCVNPEPNNLSGKTLALNKDVYTGIKWQCVEFARRWWIRQKGITFGSVETANEIFDLNHAEKLNSKEKVILKKEKNFSNIIPKVGNLIIYKKLAMDSDLPFGHVAVVVNLDTTKGYLDLAESNYNNEKWEDPNKYSRRIKLEQKDNKYILYDIDYAKFDPSKKDNQAKAELILGWVNPEI
- a CDS encoding DUF4442 domain-containing protein, with protein sequence MNIIEKFKNKLPANTLLKMIRFWPPYLGAGIKVTNISDDFLKLDVEMNLSWYNKNFVGTHFGGSLFSMTDPFYMLMLIKSLGSEYIIWDKASKIEFMKPGVGIVKAHFEFTTEELEEIKHNCQNRKKHLFNKEVYIFDDKGDLIAKVEKTLYVKKK